From Chthoniobacterales bacterium:
GCATCCGGCACCGAACGTGAGGGATCGGTGTATGTCGGACTGGACAACCCCACCTCTACTACCAACGTCTGTCGGGCCGTGGTTTCCGTCGCCTGGCCCGCCTCGGCCACGCGCATCAGCAACGCATGGACAAAAAATCAGGGTTCCATGGACGCGGTGCTCTTCATCAATCGTCCCCAATGAACCATCGGGACCACTGCCGATTGCTTGCCGCCGAATCGCGCGTGCCGCGTGGCCCGCGGAATGCTTTCAGCCTGATCGAGCTGTTGGTGGCTGCCGCGGTGATGGCCATGTTGCTCGTGTTGACCGTGCAGATTCTCTCCAGCACAAGCTCCGCCGTCCGGTTGGCAGACCGGCATCGCGACACCGACAATCAGGTGCGCGTAGCCATGGACCGCCTGACCGAAGATTTTGCCACGGCGATGCTTACCGGCGGCGCCAGCGCTTTGGTGAGGAGTGCCAACGAGCCGAATTCCTACCTCCGCTTTCTCTGCCTCTCCCGCGTGCGGGAGGGTTCATCCACTCCCCGGCCCCGGGGCGCCGCGGTGGGTTACGGTGTCAACGATGTGACGCAAACCAACGCGGGGACCTCGTTCACAACGGGGTTGTTGATGCGCGGGGACGGGCGCATTGCCTTTTCGGGAACCGCAGTCGTCAGCCTGTCGGATATTTTTAGGGAACTTTCCCAGTCTCCGCCGAGCAACGTCATACCCGATGCCAACTGGGAACCCCTCGCCAGCGGCATCGTGCGGTTTCATATCAGCTATCTGCTGGACAACGGCGACATCGTCCAAGTGCCGCCCGCCTATTCGATGATTTCTCCGCAAACATTCGCAACAACGAGCTTCCTCAACGGGCTCCCGCTCGGCTCCGGTTGGATGGCGGTGGCTTTCGCTCCGGAAAACGCCCCGGCATCGGGCCGCTACGTCAAAGCACTCATCGTGTCCATGGCAAGCGCGAGCCGGGATGTGCTTGCGCTGGCCTCCAGCTCCGGACAACTCGGCCAGA
This genomic window contains:
- a CDS encoding prepilin-type N-terminal cleavage/methylation domain-containing protein, which translates into the protein MDKKSGFHGRGALHQSSPMNHRDHCRLLAAESRVPRGPRNAFSLIELLVAAAVMAMLLVLTVQILSSTSSAVRLADRHRDTDNQVRVAMDRLTEDFATAMLTGGASALVRSANEPNSYLRFLCLSRVREGSSTPRPRGAAVGYGVNDVTQTNAGTSFTTGLLMRGDGRIAFSGTAVVSLSDIFRELSQSPPSNVIPDANWEPLASGIVRFHISYLLDNGDIVQVPPAYSMISPQTFATTSFLNGLPLGSGWMAVAFAPENAPASGRYVKALIVSMASASRDVLALASSSGQLGQIDALGTPGDGVIARALWETNLTTKVTFRPLLQNLRFYQRTLAVP